In Rutidosis leptorrhynchoides isolate AG116_Rl617_1_P2 unplaced genomic scaffold, CSIRO_AGI_Rlap_v1 contig293, whole genome shotgun sequence, a single genomic region encodes these proteins:
- the LOC139882625 gene encoding nudix hydrolase 8-like, producing the protein MKSFFISFVDTMNTMSTIFYGSKVSSFSSQHFEKQSRHLWSKDCGFHSPSRLSMGFMQKPPKMTTSFSRPFFGGGLQKRGVHVLSPDLSTQSFALEILAASDDEYNGVIIDPEILPSSSNAFASALRTSLSIWKLKGKKGVWLKILSELVNLVPIAIQEGFEYHHAEAGYVMLTYWIPDDEQRTLPSSPCHQIGIGAFVINDQRQVLVVKEKCPCRCSNVWKLPTGYLNKSEDIFSGAIREVKEETGVDTVFLEMIAFRHAHRLAFEQSDLMFVCMLKPLSTEITIDDKELQAAKWLDLDEFVEQPFYVEDEMTKRVIDICVVASENHYCNGFVAHQLTSKLDDGKLSYLYHGSQRHF; encoded by the exons ATGAAGTCCTTCTTCATCTCATTTGTTGATACAATGAACACAATGTCCACAATATTTTATGGCTCGAAAGTCTCAAGTTTTTCTTCGCAGCATTTCGAAAAGCAATCAAGACATTTATGGAGCAAAGACTGTGGTTTTCATTCTCCCAGTAGGCTTTCAATGG GATTCATGCAGAAGCCACCTAAGATGACCACCTCTTTTTCCAGGCCATTTTTTGGAGGTGGTCTTCAGAAAAGAGGAGTTCATGTTTTATCTCCAGATTTGTCGACACAAAGCTTTGCTTTAGAAATCCTGGCTGCCTCCGATGACGAGTATAATGGAGTCATTATCGATCCTGAGATCTTACCTTCGAGCTCAAATGCTTTTGCATCTGCTCTTCGAACTTCACTATCCATTTGGAAACTCAAG ggAAAGAAAGGAGTGTGGCTGAAGATACTATCAGAATTAGTTAATCTTGTTCCGATCGCCATTCAG GAGGGTTTTGAGTACCACCATGCTGAAGCAGGATATGTAATGTTAACATACTGGATTCCTGATGATGAACAGCGTACGCTTCCGTCAAGTCCTTGTCATCAAATCGGCATAGGAGCCTTTGTGATCAACGACCAACGGCAGGTCCTCGTCGTCAAAGAGAAATGTCCTTGTCGATGCTCAAATGTCTGGAAGTTGCCTACTGGTTACTTAAACAAG TCTGAAGATATATTCTCTGGAGCTATAAGAGAAGTGAAAGAAGAGACTGGT GTTGACACCGTTTTTCTGGAAATGATTGCTTTCAG GCACGCTCATCGTTTAGCTTTCGAGCAATCGGACTTGATGTTTGTGTGCATGCTCAAACCATTGTCTACCGAAATCACAATCGACGACAAGGAACTCCAAGCTGCCAAG TGGCTGGATCTGGATGAATTTGTTGAGCAGCCATTTTATGTAGAAGACGAAATGACGAAAAGGGTCATAGACATTTGTGTTGTAGCTTCTGAAAACCATTACTGCAATGGATTCGTGGCTCATCAGTTGACCTCTAAGCTTGATGATGGAAAACTCTCTTACTTGTATCATGGAAGTCAACGCCATTTTTAA
- the LOC139882633 gene encoding AP-4 complex subunit sigma has protein sequence MGIRFVLMVNKQGQTRLAQYYEWLTLDERRALEGEIVRKCLARTEQQCSFVEHRNYKIVYRRYASLFFLVGVDNGENELAILEFIHLLVETMDRHFGNVCELDIMFHLEKAHFMLEEMVMNGCVVETSKANILSPIQLMDKAS, from the exons atgggGATCAGATTCGTATTGATGGTAAACAAACAAGGACAGACCCGTCTCGCCCAATACTACGAATGGCTGACCCTCGATGAACGCCGAGCACTCGAAGGAGAAATCGTCCGTAAATGCCTAGCTCGCACCGAACAACAG TGTTCATTCGTGGAGCATCGAAATTACAAGATTGTGTATAGGCGTTATGCGTCTCTGTTCTTCTTGGTTGGTGTTGACAATGGTGAA AATGAGCTAGCAATCTTGGAATTTATACACCTGCTGGTTGAAACAATGGACCGCCATTTTGGGAATGTG TGTGAACTagacatcatgttccatttagagaaGGCTCATTTCATGCTGGAGGAAATGGTAATGAATGGATGTGTTGTAGAGACGAGCAAGGCTAACATACTGTCTCCGATACAGCTCATGGACAAAGCTTCTTGA
- the LOC139882626 gene encoding ATP-dependent 6-phosphofructokinase 3-like: MDSITIPSSRSSSCSSLKDLSPRFFNSSVYGSISNLRKFSSVSIGSGRKKKSPINKNRKRVGLGSPPPGMTSTPPTTSPKYSHRKIVNGEFGYVLEDVPHFADYIPDLPTYTNPLQDNPAYSVVKQYFVDMDDTVPQRIVVHKDTPRGIHFRRAGPRQKVYFEADEVQAAIVTCGGLCPGLNTVIREIVCGLYHMYGVKRVLGIDGGYKGFYSRNTINLTPKVVNDIHKRGGTILGTSRGGHDTCKIVDSIQDRGINQVYIIGGDGTQRGASVIFEEVRKRGLKVAVAGIPKTIDNDIPVIDRSFGFDTAVEEAQRAINAAHVEAESIENGIGVVKLMGRYSGFIAMYATLASRDVDCCLIPESPFYLDGPGGLYEFVEKRLKEFGHMVIVIAEGAGQELLTETHNSTTLKDASGNKLLQDVGLWISEKIKDRFSKQRKITINLKYIDPTYMIRAIPSNASDNVYCTLLAQSAVHGAMAGYTGFTSGLVNGRQTYIPFHRIIERQNMVSITDRMWARLLSSTNQPSFLSHNDVEAMEAEKDQEPATQALDDGNYDEVDNKEIATYG; this comes from the exons ATGGATTCAATCACAATCCCCAGCTCGAGATCTTCTTCTTGTTCTTCTCTGAAGGATTTATCGCCCAGGTTCTTTAACTCCTCTGTTTACGGAAGTATTTCTAATTTAAGGAAGTTTAGCTCCGTCAGTATCGGGTCGGGTCGTAAGAAGAAAAGCCCTATTAATAAGAATAGAAAGCGGGTCGGACTCGGATCACCACCTCCCGGGATGACGTCGACACCACCCACCACTTCTCCCAAATATTCTCACCGGAAGATCGTTAACGGTGAATTCGGTTACGTTCTCGAAGATGTTCCTCATTTTGCCGATTACATTCCCGATCTCCCC ACTTATACTAATCCGTTACAAGACAATCCTGCTTATTCGGTTGTTAA GCAATACTTTGTCGATATGGATGATACAGTTCCCCAAAGA ATTGTAGTTCACAAAGATACACCAAGAGGGATACATTTCCGGCGAGCCGGACCCCGTCAAAAG GTTTACTTTGAGGCGGATGAAGTCCAGGCGGCAATTGTGACGTGTGGTGGTCTATGTCCTGGACTCAACACAGTTATCAGAGAAATTGTGTGTGGCCTCTATCATATGTATGGTGTCAAGCGAGTGCTAGGAATTGAT GGAGGATACAAGGGTTTCTATTCTAGGAATACAATTAATCTGACACCCAAAGTTGTCAATGATATCCACAAACGCGGCGGAACAATCCTTGGTACATCTCGAGGTGGGCATGATACTTGCAAGATTGTTGACAGCATTCAGGATCGGGGAATTAATCAG GTTTACATTATTGGAGGGGATGGAACTCAGAGAGGGGCGTCTGTTATATTTGAG GAAGTTAGGAAACGTGGTCTTAAAGTTGCCGTTGCTGGAATTCCCAAAACCATTGATAATGACATTCCG GTTATCGATAGGTCATTTGGTTTTGACACTGCTGTTGAAGAAGCTCAACGTGCTATTAATGCAGCACATGTTGAAGCTGAAAGTATAGAAAATGGTATCGGCGTGGTAAAGTTAATGGGTCGTTACAGCG GATTTATTGCAATGTATGCTACACTTGCAAGCCGAGATGTGGATTGTTGCCTAATTCCAGAATCACCCTTTTACCTTGACGGGCCTGGTGGACTCTACGAATTCGTCGAGAAGCGTCTCAAAGAGTTTGGACACATGGTCATCGTGATAGCCGAAGGAGCAGGACAAGAGCTGCTCACTGAAACACACAATTCCACCACCTTAAAAGATGCTTCTGGAAACAAGCTCCTCCAAGATGTTGGTTTGTGGATATCCGAGAAAATAAAGGACCGTTTCTCAAAACAGAGGAAAATCACAATAAACCTCAAATATATAG ATCCCACGTACATGATTCGTGCGATTCCGAGTAATGCATCAGACAATGTGTATTGTACACTTCTCGCACAAAGTGCTGTTCATGGAGCAATGGCTGGCTACACTGGATTTACTAGTGGTCTTGTCAATGGTAGACAAACCTACATTCCTTTCCAT AGGATCATTGAGAGACAGAACATGGTGAGCATAACTGATAGAATGTGGGCCAGACTTCTGTCTTCGACCAATCAGCCGAGCTTTTTGTCACATAACGATGTCGAAGCAATGGAAGCAGAGAAAGACCAAGAACCTGCCACGCAGGCATTGGATGATGGAAATTATGACGAGGTAGACAATAAAGAGATTGCTACATATGGTTGA